The following DNA comes from Bos indicus x Bos taurus breed Angus x Brahman F1 hybrid chromosome 5, Bos_hybrid_MaternalHap_v2.0, whole genome shotgun sequence.
tgtgctcgTCCTGGATTTGAAATAATGGAGACCCGACAACCAGAGAAGAAAATTTCAAGTTACCTCGGCCACAGAAGAGTGTGAGCTTGGCAAGGGTATGATCATGTGTCCTGAGAGAGAGATGAGGGACAGGAAGTACTGGCTGGAAAAGCGGCTTCATGTCTACatgttcaggaaaaagaaaaaactgctcCTTGCCCTTGCTGTCCCAGAGTTTGGGGGCCGCGCCAGGCAGCCGAAGGTGTCTGCCTGAATGGCAGAGCGCAGAGAAATGGCATCTGCATGACTCCCTTTGGCAGTTTCTGGGCTTGCCCAGCCAGGTTCCCTGTGCGTTGCTTGAATTTGACTCAGAAGGGAGGCAGGCATCCTGGACACAGCTGAGATGGACCTGGATGTGAGGAAAACAGCACAGCGACTTCAAACGCTTCAAGGCATCATCAGCTGGTTTTAAGAGCGAATGAGaatgagagacagaaagagacagaaataggCCAACCGATAAGCTTTCTTTCCCTAAGCATCTTCATTAAAATTCAATCACAGAAAGCTACCTGGGCAAGTTCTAGTATATTCTAACATATGGAGTGCTCTCCATTAACAGATCTGGACAGAAGGTAatgtaaaaacatataaaatattaacacttCCTAAATGTTGCTCAGCAGAAGAAATACAAGTCTCTGAAATGTGTCACACAGGAGATTTGATTTGGAACAGAAGCCTATAGTTAACAAAAATTCAGtagggaggagaaaaaggaaacagaataaaaTCAGGTTAAATCATCAATCAAAGACTGTTATGCTTTTTGGACCTAATAGTAAATAAAAAGTCagaaagcattctttttttttttttttatgcatgtAACTAATATAGTAAAGGGACTGTTGACCATAAATAAGCTCAAGGTGAAAAGCTTCCtctaaaacaaaaagcaactaaattaaaaaagacaaaaactaaaatCAATAGTGAATGCATTCTACATAATAAAACATTTCCCTCAGAAAATTgattgaaaaaatacataaatagctTGTTTTTATAGTTAAATTTTTAACCTCTGGTGCATAATAATAATTGAAAGAATTCTGAGAAATCAGACAAAAGTATTTGGCGGATTTGAATTAATGGGCCAAGCAAGCTTTTTTCCCTTGGCTTCCCTGTCAAACGAATCATAGATCGAGTCTTTGGTTATAGTTCTGGCCGATGGAGGGATTTCTGAGATGCCGACATAGTTTTTTTTGGCCATCCTTGAACTGGTTGTGATAGTATAGGCATTGCTTCGGTAACACTTCATCGAGGACATGCAGAAAGTCTCTTTCATGCCTCTCCTAAAATTGGCATTATAAATGGAATACAGAGTAGGTTTAGAGGCTGAGGAACTAAAGGATATCCACGTGATAGCAGTGAACACAAGGGAACTTTTCTTATAGTCTCGTTCATGGGGGTGCCACAGCTGAGCGACATGAAAAGGCAGCCAGGAGAGCAAAAAGAGCAGATTTAAAATAAGGAACATCTtgattgttttcacttttgtccTTGGGACAATGTTCATGGTCCGCCTCACTGTCCGGCCATCAGTGCCGATTCTCCAAATGTATTTTATGACCTTCTGGTAAAATAAGATTATGAGGATGCACGGGATCACAAAGCTCACCAAGAAATGGATGACAGTGTAGGCGGTTCCTtcccaggaggagggaaggaaatagTTGCAGTGGCTGTCCCAGCTGGAGCCGTAGAAGAACAACACAGGGGTCACAAAGGTCGCCTCGAAGATCCAGGATGCGGCGATCATCTTCTTGGCTTTCTCTCTGGACACCTTGAAGCTCAGTGGGTAGACGATGGTGTAGAACCGGTCTATGCAGATGGACAGGAGCACGTAGATCTGGACACCTGGGGTGAGATACTGAAAGTAACGCACCGCCCTGCACATGGCGCTGCCCAGGGTCCAGCGGCCGGTGGAGAACTGCAGCAGGACAAAAGGCGTGCTGGCCACGCTGACCAGAAGATCAGCGCATGCCAGGGACACCACAAAGTAATTGGTGGTGGACTGAGTCCTCCTGCTGCGGTGGATGACCAGACACACCAGGGAATTGCCAAAGATAGAAAACAACCACAGGGCCCCAAAGAAAATGCTGGCTGTGGCCACTTCCCCAGGGTTCGGTCCGTACTGTGGATCTGTTCTGTTGCTCCTCCAGCTGTGCTCTGGGGAGAGCTCCGTCAGGTCTCGGCTCGGCAGAGGGGTGGTCGTCTCTGCGCAGCTGTGGTTGTGAAGAGGCACCAGCAGTGTAGGAACAACCAAAGGTGGCTTGCTGTTATCCATTCTGTGAGCAAAAACCATATTCATTTTTCCCCTCTTAGTTCTGGATAAGGAAAGAAGAATGAGGCCTCCTGTTAAAATGGTGTTACAAGGATTGATTCCTAAGGCTAACAATGATTTAGGATGCTTAGGTCAGTTGTCATTTGTCAAGGAGGACTTGTGCATTGGTAGGAAAACATGACTACTACCCAGAAAAAGCTCTGGCtctgcttctctttcattttaggGCTGTTTCAGCTGAGCCCAGCTCAGGGTCTCCCTggcctcccctctctcctgacCTTCGTCAAATGTGGTGGAACGCACAGCAAGCCCAGTCCTCCTGACGCTTGTTCCCTTCACGTGCTGGGGATCGCAGAGGGGTAGGGATCTCAGATCTGGCTCACTTTTAGGGTTTACCCCCAAATGAACTGCTGGAATTCTGGGAAGCACATGAGAAGTTCCTGAATGTCCTAACACTAAAGTAGTGAGGCTGCAAGGGAGGAAAACTTGGGCAGATGGAAACACAGACGTCAGCTATGGAAACAGCTAACAGGAATCCGAATGCAGACTGGCTGGCTACTGGGAAGGACCTTGTCCTCACTTACTGCAGAATTCCTATTACAGAAGCATCGTGGGGAACATGGAGCAAACCTAACACTTTCACGTGAGCCGGAGGAGCTCATTTAATGACACAAAAACACAGCCTATTTTTCCCCAAATGATGTGCCACCTATTGATGACATGTTtgatgctgctgttgctactgtTTCATAAAATGACACTGACTGAGAATGTGCAAGATGTCTCCTAAAGAATGTAAAACCAGGCTGCTAGAAACCTCATGGCATTGAGATAATTATAAGTAATCTACTCTAGCTTTACCCAgcctttattttaactttttcttactACTATTCAGTTAGGGGGAAAAAGTTACACTTTTTACCAGGGAAAAACACTGTATCATTGTGAGCCATTCAATTAAAATTGAGGTGACTGTGGCTGCAGTCATCTTTAAGGTTTAATTTGGTCTGAATCTAGTAAGCAGAAAGAGGAAGCACAGCCACCGAATCCATAATAACCAGGGCTGGGGCACAGGGGAGGGCGCCCCAGCAACAGGCTCTGCCTCTTGCCCTTCCCCGGGAGCGGCTGTCACTACACCTCACAAAGAAATGTTTCTGTGGGGTCAAAGGGCAGTTCCTAATGACCCATTTTGCCTTGAAGGATATTTGCAGTGATTTGTGGTAGGGAGAGGATGTTAATATATATTGTCCTCACCAAGAAACCCCATTCAACAAAAGTCTGAAGCTCAGGGTGATGTACAAATGGCCAGGTCCATGTTCCCTTCAAGGCTTTTTTTGTCCATGAAGCAGCCCTACttaatttcttaaagagaaacaTAGGTTAACTAGCCATTTTAATAACTAAAAGACCTTTAAGTATGCCTGGCTGGTTGACAGTAAGTCGTAAGACTAGCAACCATACTTTCCATATAAAAAATCAGGACACAGTCTGAAAATGGGACGTAAGATCTAAAATTAGCACTGTCCTTGAAAATCTGTAATGCATGTGTCATCCGTACAAAATCAAAATCATCTTTTCACCTTTATGTGCGTAAAACCTAcaacactgaaaaaagaaaaaaaaaactaaatttttttttaaagatttaaagtttaaa
Coding sequences within:
- the GPR19 gene encoding probable G-protein coupled receptor 19, coding for MNMVFAHRMDNSKPPLVVPTLLVPLHNHSCAETTTPLPSRDLTELSPEHSWRSNRTDPQYGPNPGEVATASIFFGALWLFSIFGNSLVCLVIHRSRRTQSTTNYFVVSLACADLLVSVASTPFVLLQFSTGRWTLGSAMCRAVRYFQYLTPGVQIYVLLSICIDRFYTIVYPLSFKVSREKAKKMIAASWIFEATFVTPVLFFYGSSWDSHCNYFLPSSWEGTAYTVIHFLVSFVIPCILIILFYQKVIKYIWRIGTDGRTVRRTMNIVPRTKVKTIKMFLILNLLFLLSWLPFHVAQLWHPHERDYKKSSLVFTAITWISFSSSASKPTLYSIYNANFRRGMKETFCMSSMKCYRSNAYTITTSSRMAKKNYVGISEIPPSARTITKDSIYDSFDREAKGKKLAWPINSNPPNTFV